In Anopheles gambiae chromosome 2, idAnoGambNW_F1_1, whole genome shotgun sequence, a single window of DNA contains:
- the LOC1269518 gene encoding mitochondrial intermediate peptidase — protein sequence MLRRMQHFSKNVLLKRRVSTWSPLTTAFNTRPEKRINFTKNEVGLFGKPELTSHEGFYVLKEKAIFKTDDLIEEATSSNRSRKMVVIFDELSDTLCKVADLSEFIRLAHPASNYCSAAEDACITISGIVEKLNTHKKLFNALKSVVDNGDQFETSDVDKHVARLFLFDFEQSGIHLEEEARQRVVFLNDCILQLGQRFMAGAVHPRSISKNILPAAVLPFFASDGENILVSGLYADSANSVARESAYRLFLYPDEQQERLLAEMLKCRNELATVCGFPTYAHRALKASTVETPEMVDMFLDSLNEQLQPRAANDFAIMQKMKSLECGANVPLAAWDTPYFTSSLKRKHLQASASEFSPYFSLGACMEGLNLLMNSLFGISLRNTEMEPGESWFHDIYKLAVEHETEGLLGHIYCDFFERQGKPNQDCHFTIQGGKVMPDGSFQNPIVVVMLNLSQPRWSGPTLLTPSMVDNLFHEMGHAMHSMLARTEFQHVTGTRCSTDFAEVPSVLMEYFANDPRVLRSFAKHFQTQEPMPESMLERLCTSKHLFASSEMQLQVFYSALDQVYHGNHDMHAENTTQTLQRVQEKYYGLPYVENTAWQLRFSHLVGYGAKYYSYLISRAIASWIWQTYFERDPFSRTEGEKYRRGCLAYGGGIPSRLLVSNFLGREITPTNLTSSLISEIDTFNERLKHVDDYFR from the exons ATGTTACGTCGGATGCAGCACTTTTCAAAAAACGTTTTACTGAAACGAAGGGTCAGTACATGGTCTCCCTTGACCACTGCATTTAACACTCGTCCGGAGAAAAGGATTAATTTTACCAAAAATGAAGTG GGTCTTTTTGGAAAACCGGAACTTACTTCGCATGAAGGGTTTTATGTACTCAAGGAAAAGGCTATCTTTAAAACGGACGATCTTATTGAGGAAGCTACTTCATCCAATCGTTCACGCAAAATGGTTGTTATCTTCGACGAGCTCTCCGACACCTTGTGCAAAGTGGCTGACCTGTCAGAATTCATAAGACTAGCTCACCCAGCATCAAATTATTGCTCGGCTGCTGAAGACGCGTGCATCACGATAAGCGGCATTGTAGAAAAGCTGAACACACATAAGAAGCTATTCAACGCTTTGAAAAGTGTTGTTGACAACGGAGACCAGTTTGAGACAAGCGATGTCGATAAACATGTGGCCAGGCTTTTCctgtttgattttgaacaAAGTGGTATTCACTTAGAAGAAGAGGCTCGTCAGCGGGTGGTGTTTCTAAATGATTGTATCCTTCAGCTTGGTCAACGTTTCATGGCCGGAGCGGTTCATCCCAGAAGCATTTCAAAAAATATCCTCCCGGCAGCTGTTTTGCCTTT CTTTGCATCGGATGGTGAAAATATCCTCGTATCCGGACTTTATGCCGATTCTGCTAACAGTGTGGCTCGTGAATCGGCATATCGCCTATTCCTTTACCCAGACGAACAGCAGGAGCGACTTTTGGCGGAGATGCTTAAATGCCGCAACGAGCTAGCAACCGTTTGCGGATTTCCAACCTATGCTCATCGAGCGCTTAAAGCAAGCACTGTAGAAACACCAGAAATGGTCGATATGTTTTTGGATTCGCTGAACGAACAATTGCAGCCTCGTGCGGCAAATGATTTTGCAATTATGCAGAAAATGAAATCTTTAGAATGTGGTGCTAATGTTCCGCTAGCGGCTTGGGACACTCCGTACTTCACATCCTCACTAAAACGCAAACATCTGCAGGCCAGTGCGTCAGAGTTTTCACCATATTTCAGTCTAGGGGCATGTATGGAAGGATTAAATCTTTTGATGAATAGTCTGTTTGGGATTTCTCTAAGAAATACTGAAATGGAGCCGGGTGAATCGTGGTTTCATGATATATACAAACTTGCTGTTGAACATGAAACGGAGGGTTTGCTCGGTCACATTTATTGTGATTTCTTTGAACGACAAGGAAAACCGAACCAAGATTGTCATTTCACAATTCAAGGAGGCAAAGTAATGCCGGACGGAAGTTTTCAAAATCCAATTGTTGTCGTTATGTTGAATCTTTCGCAACCCCGCTGGTCAGGGCCGACGCTGTTGACTCCCTCCATGGTGGACAACCTATTTCATGAGATGGGGCATGCCATGCATTCGATGCTTGCACGGACGGAATTTCAACATGTGACAGGTACAAGGTGCAGCACAGACTTTGCAGAAGTTCCCTCAGTGTTAATGGAATATTTTGCCAATGATCCACGCGTGTTACGGTCGTTCgctaaacattttcaaacgcaAGAACCCATGCCAGAAAGCATGTTAGAACGTCTATGCACATCCAAACATTTGTTCGCTTCAAGTGAGATGCAGTTGCAAGTTTTTTATTCCGCTTTGGATCAAGTTTACCATGGAAATCATGATATGCATGCCGAAAACACAACTCAGACGTTACAAAGAGTGCAAGAAAAGTATTACGGCCTTCCCTATGTCGAAAATACAGCATGGCAGCTGCGCTTTTCACACCTGGTTGGATACGGTGCGAAGTATTATTCTTACCTTATTTCACGTGCAATTGCTTCCTGGATATGGCAAACATACTTTGAACGGGATCCATTCAGTCGAACCGAAGGAGAGAAATATCGTCGAGGTTGTCTGGCATACGGTGGCGGCATTCCTAGTCGTTTGTTAGTATCCAATTTCTTAGGACGTGAAATCACTCCCACGAATTTAACCTCGAGTCTGATTAGTGAGATAGATACATTTAACGAGCGTCTGAAGCACGTAGACGACTACTTCAGATAG